In one window of Temnothorax longispinosus isolate EJ_2023e chromosome 9, Tlon_JGU_v1, whole genome shotgun sequence DNA:
- the LOC139819445 gene encoding BTB/POZ domain-containing adapter for CUL3-mediated RhoA degradation protein 3, with protein sequence MSGEHKTVIKYPSEYVKLNIGGSLHYTTIGTLQKHDTMLRAMFSGRMEVLTDSEGWILIDRCGKHFGTILNFLRDGSVPLPENTKEMAELLAEAKYYCISELAESCEQALLRKEREAEPICRVPLITSQKEEQLLISNTTKPVVKLLINRHNNKYSYTSTSDDNLLKNIELFDKMSLRFSGRVLFIKDVIGSSEICCWTFYGHGRKVAEVCCHSIVYTTDKKHTKVEFPEARIYEETLNILLYEHRNGPDQELMQATSSRGVVPCTSDEEEGERSGLARLRSNKQNTN encoded by the exons ATGTCGGGCGAGCACAAGACCGTAATTAAATACCCGTCGGAGTATGTCAAACTGAACATCGGCGGCTCGCTCCACTACACCACCATAGGCACCCTGCAGAAACACGACACCATGCTGCGCGCGATGTTCAGCGGTCGCATGGAAGTGCTCACCGACTCCGAAG GTTGGATACTGATCGATCGGTGCGGCAAACATTTCGGGACGATCTTGAACTTCTTGCGAGACGGCTCGGTCCCGCTGCCGGAAAACACGAAGGAGATGGCGGAGCTGCTCGCCGAAGCGAAATACTACTGTATCAGCGAGCTGGCCGAGTCCTGCGAGCAGGCGCTTCTTCGAAAAGAGCGCGAGGCGGAGCCGATTTGCAGAGTACCTCTCATAACCTCCCAGAAGGAGGAACAGTTACTCATAAGCAATACTACGAAGCCTGTGGTCAAGCTGCTCATTAATAGgcataataacaaatattccTACACAAG tACATCAGATGACaatctattaaaaaacataGAATTATTCGACAAAATGTCGCTCAGATTCAGTGGCAgagtattatttatcaaagatGTTATCGGCTCGAGCGAGATCTGCTGTTGGACGTTTTACGGACATGGTCGTAAGGTGGCGGAGGTCTGTTGCCACTCCATCGTCTACACAACTGACAAGAAGCATACAAAg GTTGAATTCCCTGAGGCTCGGATATATGAGGAAACGTTAAACATTCTGTTGTACGAGCATCGGAATGGCCCGGATCAAGAGTTAATGCAGGCTACATCGTCGCGCGGCGTGGTACCTTGTACGTCCGACGAAGAGGAGGGCGAGCGTTCAGGCTTGGCGCGCCTTCGCTCCAACAAACAGAACACCAACTGA
- the LOC139819446 gene encoding transmembrane protein 234 homolog isoform X1 produces MAVTIDSVIYLCLVAILWGVTNPFMKKGALGLEDVKATSFYGQFVKEIAFLITNLKYLLPFLVNQCGSVLYFLTLQSTDLSLAVPVSNSLTFVFTAITGWFLGEEKVHRNTYLGMMLILCGTTLCCWDKVNKTVEL; encoded by the exons ATGGCGGTCACTATTG ATTCTGTGATATATCTGTGTCTTGTGGCGATTCTTTGGGGAGTGACCAATCCGTTCATGAAGAAAGGTGCGCTAGGTTTGGAAGATGTCAAGGCCACGTCCTTTTACGGGCAATTTGTCAAGGAGATCGCATTTCTCATCACTAACCTGAAG TACCTCCTGCCGTTTCTAGTTAATCAGTGCGGTTCGGTATTGTACTTCCTGACCTTGCAGAGCACCGATTTATCTCTGGCTGTGCCAGTTTCAAATTCCCTTACCTTCGTATTCACTGCGATCACAGGCTGGTTCCTGGGCGAGGAAAAGGTACACAGAA ATACCTATCTGGGAATGATGCTTATACTATGTGGGACCACGTTGTGTTGTTGGGACAAAGTGAATAAAACGGTGGAATTGTGA
- the LOC139819446 gene encoding transmembrane protein 234 homolog isoform X2: protein MKKGALGLEDVKATSFYGQFVKEIAFLITNLKYLLPFLVNQCGSVLYFLTLQSTDLSLAVPVSNSLTFVFTAITGWFLGEEKVHRNTYLGMMLILCGTTLCCWDKVNKTVEL, encoded by the exons ATGAAGAAAGGTGCGCTAGGTTTGGAAGATGTCAAGGCCACGTCCTTTTACGGGCAATTTGTCAAGGAGATCGCATTTCTCATCACTAACCTGAAG TACCTCCTGCCGTTTCTAGTTAATCAGTGCGGTTCGGTATTGTACTTCCTGACCTTGCAGAGCACCGATTTATCTCTGGCTGTGCCAGTTTCAAATTCCCTTACCTTCGTATTCACTGCGATCACAGGCTGGTTCCTGGGCGAGGAAAAGGTACACAGAA ATACCTATCTGGGAATGATGCTTATACTATGTGGGACCACGTTGTGTTGTTGGGACAAAGTGAATAAAACGGTGGAATTGTGA